Proteins encoded by one window of Microplitis mediator isolate UGA2020A chromosome 1, iyMicMedi2.1, whole genome shotgun sequence:
- the LOC130678179 gene encoding uncharacterized protein LOC130678179, giving the protein MKWNYIFASCFIAALLLDQTSADRWSSRSRTGTSSRSPSPPGSPSRHRPSSTEVTHYDPAHSHFSSPPSPPPESSPSSAGSSRRSSHVPLSQSSSTSSGYFSSNSSHSPHPPGISSPSPASMNPFQKMQSASRRQNSPPRPSSHPDPKSQSLPRGIKPSTGPTPPSPHQTTADNQNKTEPYGLPSRPRSAKKRDPSRSLNAVKALEFEAALVKSFAATHKEVISKDKNIKGSEKKQKQLVLKKVNQKVLDNENKKKKAEEETPIERRTLDDYSLVRDKNKKCGHQGSTTESCFDFYAFSMFWSPTMIRSTHARRATPVPREDKWTIHGLWPNKKGLATAPPKECDVKMRFNASKLSGIRHVLDNNWFAASSDNEHFWHHEWDKHGKCAARSIFINDIEGYFRKGISLGNTHRFGDILEAAGFRPGSTMTLQRIYDTIAHHYGTPEITTWKDVATDLTYLREIRVCLNHRFHQMNCPVTPPHPDVMAQEITYLSIASVP; this is encoded by the exons atgaagtggaattatatttttgcttCATGTTTTATCGCAGCTCTGCTGCTAGATCAGACTTCCGCGGATCGATGGAGTTCTAGATCTAGAACAGGAAc ATCATCAAGATCTCCAAGTCCTCCAGGATCTCCAAGCAGACATCGTCCCTCAAGTACTGAAGTCACGCATTACGACCCTGCTCACTCTCACTTTTCAAGTCCACCATCACCACCACCAGAGTCATCACCATCATCAGCTGGATCTTCGAGACGATCATCTCATGTTCCGCTTTCTCAATCATCATCAACATCATCCGGTTACTTTTCATCAAATTCCTCACACTCACCCCATCCACCCGGAATTTCGTCACCTTCTCCAGCTTCAATGAATCCATTCCAAAAGATGCAGTCTGCCAGTCGCAGACAAAATTCCCCTCCCAGACCATCTTCTCATCCTGACCCCAAGTCCCAGTCTCTCCCCCGCGGGATTAAACCGTCCACTGGACCAACTCCCCCCTCTCCGCATCAAACCACAGCCGATAATCAGAACAAAACTGAACCATATGGACTCCCTTCTAGGCCACGTTCCGCCAAAAAACGAGATCCGTCCCGTTCCTTGAATGCTGTCAAGGCGCTAGAATTTGAGGCCGCTCTCGTCAAATCTTTTGCTGCGACCCACAAAGAAGTCATTTCCAAAGACAAAAATATCAAGGGCTCGGAAAAAAAACAGAAACAACTTGTTCTTAAAAAAGTTAACCAGAAGGTGCTCGACaacgagaataaaaaaaaaaaagccgaAGAGGAAACGCCAATTGAGCGCAGAACTCTGGACGATTATTCGTTAGTGagggataaaaataaaaaatgtgggCATCAGGGATCGACGACTGAAAGTTGCTTCGATTTTTATGCATTTTCTATGTTTTGGTCACCTACGATGATTCGTTCAACACACGCAAGAAGAGCAACACCTGTGCCGAGAGAAGATAAATGGACAATCCATGGATTATGGCCAAACAAAAAAGGTTTGGCGACAGCTCCGCCCAAAGAGTGTGATGTCAAGATGCGTTTTAATGCTAGCAAATTGAGTGGGATAAGACACGTGTTAGATAACAACTGGTTCGCGGCATCATCAGACAATGAACATTTCTGGCACCATGAATGGGACAAACATGGCAAGTGTGCAGCACGTTCGATATTTATTAACGACATTGAGGGTTACTTCAGAAAGGGAATTAGTTTGGGGAATACACATAGATTTGGTGATATTTTGGAGGCAGCAGGTTTTCGTCCTGGATCTACAATGACTTTACAACGGATATATGATACTATTGCTCATCATTATGGCACGCCAGAAATTACAACTTGGAAAGACGTA gCAACTGACTTAACATATTTGAGAGAAATAAGAGTATGTTTAAACCATCGGTTTCATCAAATGAATTGTCCAGTGACGCCTCCACATCCCGACGTTATGGCTCAAGAAATTACTTATTTGTCAATTGCTTCAGTCccttaa